The proteins below are encoded in one region of Triticum aestivum cultivar Chinese Spring chromosome 1B, IWGSC CS RefSeq v2.1, whole genome shotgun sequence:
- the LOC123116977 gene encoding ER membrane protein complex subunit 1 encodes MAPPPRRLLLVLLGFLAAASLATLAAAVYEDQVGLADWHQKYIGKVKQAVYHTQKSGRRRVVVLTEENVIASLDLRSGDIFWRHVIEKNNPIDQLSLSAGKYVVTLSSGGSILRAWNLPDGQMIWETNIQTSTSSKSLLHVLSNSKVVKDNLVLVLAGQWIYAVSSIDGVISWGKEFTLDGLEIKQVVQSPENDIVYVVGIAGSSKLAVYQLNAKTGEIVKDAQESLPDGLCGEILLGSSNVLVALDETRSALLIVEFKGESISYNKVQISEFVQDFSGTVKLLPLMSNGIIALQSSSTVSLLKLKGMDGLEVIHSFDQPASVSDALTITEKDEAFAVVQHVGSQIEFIVKVTSDLTNEIIREKVDIGQHRGSVQKVFLNNYVRTDKSHGFRALVVMEDHSILLIQQGAVVWSREDGLASIVDVMASELPVEKDVVSVADVEHNLFEWLKGHVLKLKGTLMLASVDELAAIQALRVRSSEKNKMTRDHNGFRKLLIVLTKAGKVIALHTGDGRIIWSNLLPSLRASKSGERPSALRIYQWQVPHHRVMRENPSILVVGRSGASSVAPGVLCILDSYSGEELNSRSFDHSVAQIIPLTLKDSSEQRLHLIVDSNCNAHLYPRSPDALNSFISEMSNQYFYSVDMQKNAIRGYSLQKSCDFNADDTYCFSTKLLWSIIFPSDAERISVSEARKMNEVVHTQAKIIADQDVMYKYLSKNLIFVATVSPKAAGEIGSAAPEEASLVAYLIDAVSGRILHRVTHHGAQGPVHAVVSENWVVYHYFNLRAHRFEIAVIEIYDQSRADNKDVLKLILGKHNLSAPMTSYSRPEVMVKSQSYFFTHSVKAMAVTQTAKGITSKQLLIGTIGDQVLALDKRFLDPRRSLNPTQQEKEEGIIPLTDSLPIIPQSYVTHSLQVEALRGIVSIPAKLESTTLVFTYGVDLFYTRLAPSRTYDSLTDEFSYALLLITIVALVAALFVTWILSEKKELRDKWR; translated from the exons ATggcgccaccgccccgccgcctcctcctcgtcctcctcgggtTCCTTGCCGCTGCCTCTCTAGCTACCCTCGCCGCCGCTGTCTACGAAGACCAAGTCGGCCTCGCTGACTG GCATCAGAAGTACATAGGCAAAGTTAAGCAGGCAGTTTACCACACTCAGAAGAGTGGGAGGAGGCGTGTCGTGGTCTTGACAGAGGAAAATGTGATCGCCTCTCTTGATCTTCGTTCAGGAGATATAT TTTGGCGACATGTCATTGAGAAGAACAACCCCATTGACCAGCTTAGTCTTTCAGCTGGAAAAT ATGTTGTTACTCTTTCTTCGGGAGGTAGTATATTGAGGGCATGGAATCTTCCTGATGGACAAATGATCTGGGAAACCAATATTCAAACTTCCACATCATCAAAGTCGTTGCTGCATGTTTTG TCAAACAGTAAAGTGGTAAAGGATAATTTGGTTTTAGTTTTGGCTGGACAATGGATTTATGCTGTATCAAGCATTGATGGAGTCATTTCTTGGGGAAAGGAGTTCACACTTGACGG CCTAGAAATTAAGCAGGTCGTTCAATCACCTGAGAATGATATTGTCTATGTTGTTGGGATTGCTGGTTCCTCAAAGCTTGCTGTTTATCAGTTGAATGCTAAAACTGGAGAGATAGTAAAGGATGCCCAAGAGTCATTGCCTGATGGATTATGTGGTGAAATATTACTTGGTTCCAGTAATGTGTTGGTAGCACTGGATGAGACCAGGTCAGCTCTGCTTATTGTTGAGTTCAAGGGTGAGAGCATCAGCTACAACAAGGTGCAGATTTCAGAGTTTGTTCAAGACTTTTCTGGGACGGTCAAACTTCTACCACTGATGTCTAATGGTATCATAGCTTTGCAATCATCTTCTACTGTTTCTCTCCTGAAGCTTAAAGGTATGGATGGGTTGGAAGTAATCCATAGCTTTGACCAACCAGCCTCTGTGAGTGATGCTCTGACAATAACAGAAAAAGATGAAGCCTTTGCTGTTGTGCAACATGTGGGTTCTCAAATTGAATTTATTGTCAAAGTTACAAGTGATTTAACCAATGAGATTATTAGGGAGAAAGTTGATATAGGTCAGCATAGAGGCAGTGTACAGAAGGTCTTCTTGAATAATTATGTCCGCACTGATAAATCTCATGGTTTTCGGGCTCTGGTTGTAATGGAAGATCATTCCATCCTGTTAATTCAACAAGGTGCTGTTGTCTGGAGCAGAGAGGATGGACTTGCTTCAATTGTTGATGTAATGGCTTCTGAATTGCCTGTTGAGAAGGATGTTGTCTCAGTTGCGGATGTGGAACACAATCTCTTTGAATGGCTTAAG GGACATGTGCTGAAACTCAAAGGAACTCTAATGCTTGCTAGTGTTGATGAACTTGCTGCAATCCAAGCATTGAGAGTCAGAAGCTCTGAGAAAAATAAGATGACCAGAGACCATAATGGATTCCGCAAACTTCTTATTGTATTGACCAAGGCTGGCAAAGTGATAGCTCTGCATACTGGAGATGGCCGTATTATCTGGTCAAATTTGTTGCCTTCCCTTCGTGCTTCTAAATCTGGCGAAAGGCCTTCTGCCTTGAGGATATACCAATGGCAGGTACCCCATCACCGTGTTATGCGTGAGAACCCGTCCATACTTGTTGTGGGAAGATCTGGAGCCAGCTCTGTTGCTCCTGGTGTCCTCTGTATTCTTGATTCGTATTCCGGAGAGGAACTCAACTCTCGGAGCTTTGACCATTCTGTTGCCCAAATTATCCCATTGACACTGAAGGATTCATCTGAACAGCGTCTTCATCTTATTGTTGATTCCAACTGCAACGCTCACCTATATCCAAGATCTCCGGATGCCCTTAATTCATTTATTAGTGAAATGTCAAATCAGTATTTCTATTCTGTAGATATGCAGAAAAATGCTATCAGAGGGTATTCATTACAGAAATCATGTGACTTCAATGCGGATGACACATACTGCTTTAGCACAAAGTTGTTATGGTCCATCATTTTCCCTTCCGATGCAGAAAGGATTTCTGTCTCAGAAGCACGAAAGATGAATGAG GTTGTTCATACTCAAGCAAAGATCATAGCAGATCAAGATGTGATGTATAAGTATTTATCAAAGAACTTAATTTTTGTTGCTACGGTGTCTCCTAAAGCTGCTGGTGAAATTGGATCCGCGGCACCTGAAGAAGCTTCACTAGTGGCATATCTCATTGATGCTGTCAGCGGACGCATACTACACCGTGTGACCCATCATGGTGCACAAGGCCCTGTACATGCC GTTGTCAGCGAGAACTGGGTTGTCTATCATTATTTCAACCTCCGAGCCCACAGATTTGAAATTGCAGTGATTGAGATATATGATCAATCTAGGGCG GACAATAAAGATGTATTGAAGCTTATACTTGGGAAGCACAATTTGTCTGCACCCATGACTTCTTATTCCCGACCAGAGGTTATGGTGAAATCCCAGTCATACTTTTTTACTCACTCGGTGAAGGCAATGGCAGTTACACAAACAGCCAAGGGTATCACTTCCAAGCAGCTACTCATTGGCACGATTGGTGACCAG GTTCTGGCACTTGACAAGCGCTTTCTTGACCCACGCCGTTCATTGAATCCTACCCAACAAGAGAAAGAAGAGGGTATTATACCGTTGACAGATTCTTTGCCTATTATTCCACAG TCCTATGTGACACACTCTCTTCAAGTGGAAGCACTGCGAGGAATTGTTTCTATTCCGGCAAAGTTGGAGTCCACTACTCTTGTTTTCACTTATGGTGTGGATCTCTTCTACACTCGGCTTGCACCATCAAGAACCTATGATTCACTCACGGATGAATTCAGTTATGCTCTTCTTCTAATTACTATTGTCGCATTGGTTGCTGCTCTCTTCGTTACTTGGATTTTGTCTGAGAAGAAGGAATTAAGAGACAAGTGGAGGTAA